From Flavobacteriales bacterium, the proteins below share one genomic window:
- a CDS encoding fasciclin domain-containing protein: protein MKDLILALAISFSVFSAKSYAQCEADYTVILNNFEFVPSELTIAPGETVAFINIEGEHTVNGISNSITGESFNNAIDYFLEQTTGNSEGVCMGVIEFDTAGIFNFDCSVGYNAEAGMSLNINVDAFDLYDLLSTVYNADNPNPQDVFSSFYAFNSFTNEYLTQGGPWTIFVPNDDAVNEILEYMNLNQFDALNIPDFTEILQYHIAPGRLLAEDLFNGLQILSAQGQMLNITENNGSFFVNNAEIVTTDLEAYNGVVHVIDYCLAPSGLPEATVMEIIARSEVHQTFEEAIILVSYDDNLSTQASIDNSIEGPGPFTVYAPTDDAFAFFAQELDMTVDELLESQYIYDLVFNHIFENEIPSSEMYSGNTAFNVDGISVEFDYTDSTFFVIGDENTAEVTITDLMAYNGIVHVIDAVIRPNIPVLEGSCGIWRLNLLSNNDGWEGDILYLYINDEFIEDLTIYEGSNSRNFNFGVDEGDIIDLFVGNDGSGYGGYNHSYKLYNGDGQLVTSINDSPNYKLPNITNIVACEVFGEDHCGKIKIELFHDIGYGWYGPLQVYINGELEQSIDMPVGYKQITEINANYNDTFDFIVNNPVYPEETGYKVFDTNGQVIINDNIINVAPEDAFDIPFCTTIAESWNCINDACIDPMDGSGAFSSLNDCQFTCEGIISSIKENSLDVSIYPNPSSNVFNINLNGYDKYELSVTNIIGEKIYTEELSLNGNYVNQIDLSNFHKGIYNLTVSSRIGASNYKLILQ, encoded by the coding sequence ATGAAAGATTTAATATTAGCCTTAGCAATTTCTTTTAGTGTTTTCAGCGCAAAGTCTTATGCCCAATGTGAAGCAGACTATACTGTTATTTTAAACAATTTTGAGTTTGTTCCTTCAGAACTTACCATAGCGCCTGGCGAAACAGTTGCCTTTATTAATATTGAAGGAGAACATACTGTGAATGGCATCTCAAATAGTATTACTGGTGAGTCATTCAATAATGCTATTGATTACTTCTTAGAGCAAACTACTGGAAACTCTGAAGGTGTATGCATGGGGGTTATTGAATTTGATACTGCCGGTATTTTTAATTTTGATTGTAGTGTGGGTTACAATGCTGAAGCTGGCATGTCTCTAAACATTAATGTAGATGCATTTGATTTGTACGACTTATTAAGTACTGTATATAATGCTGATAACCCAAATCCACAAGATGTATTTAGTTCCTTCTATGCTTTCAACTCATTCACTAATGAATATTTAACACAAGGTGGACCATGGACCATTTTTGTTCCCAATGACGATGCTGTTAATGAAATACTTGAATACATGAATTTGAACCAATTTGATGCTCTAAATATTCCTGATTTCACAGAAATACTTCAGTATCACATTGCACCTGGAAGATTGTTAGCTGAGGATTTATTTAATGGTTTACAGATACTGTCTGCACAAGGTCAAATGTTGAATATTACCGAAAATAATGGTTCATTCTTTGTGAACAATGCAGAAATAGTAACAACTGATTTAGAGGCATACAATGGAGTGGTACACGTAATTGATTATTGCCTAGCCCCAAGTGGCTTGCCAGAAGCAACAGTCATGGAAATAATTGCTAGAAGTGAAGTACACCAAACTTTTGAAGAAGCAATTATATTAGTCAGTTACGATGATAACCTTTCAACACAAGCTTCCATTGACAATAGTATTGAAGGTCCTGGACCCTTTACGGTCTATGCCCCTACTGACGATGCCTTTGCGTTTTTTGCTCAAGAGCTTGATATGACAGTTGATGAACTCTTAGAATCCCAATACATTTATGACTTAGTGTTCAATCATATTTTTGAAAATGAAATACCAAGTTCTGAAATGTACTCTGGTAACACTGCCTTCAATGTAGATGGCATTAGTGTTGAATTCGATTACACAGACAGCACCTTCTTTGTTATTGGTGATGAAAATACTGCAGAAGTTACAATTACAGATTTAATGGCATATAACGGTATTGTACATGTCATTGATGCCGTAATTAGGCCTAATATTCCTGTTTTAGAGGGAAGTTGTGGAATATGGCGACTAAATTTACTATCAAACAATGACGGATGGGAAGGCGATATATTATATTTATACATTAATGATGAATTCATAGAAGATTTAACTATTTACGAAGGTTCAAATTCAAGGAACTTCAATTTTGGAGTTGATGAAGGTGATATCATTGATTTATTTGTTGGTAACGATGGAAGCGGATATGGTGGATATAATCACAGCTACAAACTCTACAACGGTGATGGACAATTAGTTACTAGCATTAATGACTCTCCAAACTATAAGCTCCCAAATATTACAAATATTGTAGCCTGTGAAGTGTTTGGTGAAGACCATTGTGGGAAAATAAAAATTGAGTTATTTCATGATATTGGATACGGTTGGTACGGACCTCTTCAAGTATATATAAACGGAGAATTAGAACAATCAATAGATATGCCAGTAGGATATAAGCAAATAACAGAAATTAATGCTAACTACAACGATACTTTTGATTTTATAGTTAACAATCCTGTATATCCTGAAGAAACTGGTTATAAAGTGTTTGACACTAATGGCCAAGTTATCATAAATGATAATATTATTAACGTGGCACCTGAGGATGCTTTCGATATTCCTTTTTGCACAACGATTGCAGAAAGCTGGAATTGCATAAATGATGCTTGTATTGACCCAATGGATGGCTCTGGTGCTTTCTCATCTTTGAACGATTGTCAATTTACATGTGAAGGGATTATTTCTTCAATCAAAGAAAACAGTCTAGATGTTTCTATATATCCAAATCCATCATCAAATGTATTTAATATCAATTTGAATGGATATGATAAATATGAACTATCGGTTACAAATATAATTGGAGAAAAAATATACACTGAAGAACTTAGTCTAAATGGAAACTATGTTAATCAGATTGATTTATCAAACTTCCATAAAGGAATATATAATTTAACTGTTAGCTCTAGAATTGGAGCAAGCAACTACAAGCTTATACTTCAGTAG